One window of Candidatus Nitrospira kreftii genomic DNA carries:
- a CDS encoding 50S ribosomal subunit protein L2, translated as MTAVVSKELTEKKPEKSLTSFHLRSGGRNNNGRITVRFRGGGHKRLYRKIDFRRDKVGISAKVTAIEYDPNRSARIALLSYRDGEKRYILAPVGLSLNDEVQSGPQAEIRPGNALPLMNMPLGTTIHNLELKAGKGGQLIRSAGGFAQVMGRDGDYVQVRLKSGEMRRILGVCMATVGQVGNVDHENVSVGKAGRGRWKGKRPHVRGVVMNPVDHPHGGGEGKSGQGNPHPVSPWGLPTKGYKTRQNKKTEKFIIARRKSGVRNA; from the coding sequence ATGACGGCCGTGGTGTCCAAGGAGCTTACTGAAAAAAAGCCGGAAAAGTCATTAACCTCGTTCCATTTGCGAAGCGGCGGCCGAAATAATAATGGACGGATAACTGTTAGATTTCGCGGGGGTGGGCATAAGCGGCTATATCGAAAAATTGATTTTCGTCGAGACAAAGTCGGTATTTCAGCCAAGGTTACAGCTATTGAGTATGACCCGAATCGATCTGCAAGGATAGCACTGTTGAGCTATCGAGACGGGGAGAAGCGGTATATCTTAGCTCCAGTCGGACTCAGTCTGAACGACGAAGTCCAATCTGGTCCACAGGCAGAAATCAGACCAGGGAATGCGCTTCCATTGATGAATATGCCGCTTGGTACGACCATTCATAACCTCGAATTGAAGGCTGGGAAGGGTGGTCAATTGATCCGAAGTGCCGGTGGGTTCGCGCAGGTCATGGGGCGTGACGGTGACTATGTACAGGTTCGACTGAAGTCTGGAGAAATGCGCAGAATCTTGGGCGTTTGTATGGCGACGGTCGGACAAGTCGGTAATGTGGATCATGAGAATGTCAGTGTCGGAAAAGCTGGACGGGGCCGATGGAAGGGGAAAAGGCCGCATGTTCGCGGTGTGGTGATGAACCCGGTCGACCATCCGCATGGAGGGGGCGAAGGGAAATCAGGTCAGGGAAATCCACATCCTGTTTCGCCATGGGGGCTTCCGACGAAGGGCTACAAGACCAGGCAAAATAAAAAGACCGAGAAGTTTATCATTGCTCGACGAAAGTCAGGAGTGCGCAATGCCTAG
- a CDS encoding 50S ribosomal subunit protein L23, with translation MKIDMHRVLVQPLLTEKITGLREKTNTVGFVVHPEANRVQIKQAVEALLKVKVEKVNLMNVRGKVKRLGRFSGKRSDWKKAFVTLKEGEKLEMYESA, from the coding sequence ATGAAGATCGATATGCATAGAGTCTTGGTTCAACCGTTACTGACTGAAAAGATTACCGGACTTCGAGAAAAAACCAATACCGTGGGTTTCGTGGTTCATCCCGAAGCGAATCGAGTTCAGATCAAGCAAGCGGTCGAGGCTCTGCTCAAGGTTAAGGTTGAGAAGGTCAATCTCATGAATGTTCGTGGGAAGGTTAAGCGGCTCGGTCGTTTTTCTGGTAAACGTTCTGATTGGAAGAAAGCTTTTGTCACACTTAAAGAAGGTGAAAAGCTGGAGATGTACGAAAGCGCCTAA
- a CDS encoding 50S ribosomal subunit protein L22, whose product MTEAHAILRFVRVAPRKAKPVIDMIRGRQVPMALAILKHIPRHAARVVEKIVRSAVANAELKEMGDSESMVISKAFVNCGPTYKRVRARSMGRANAIQKRTSHITVVVTAPEGPGNHK is encoded by the coding sequence ATGACTGAAGCACATGCAATTCTAAGATTTGTTCGTGTCGCGCCGCGAAAAGCTAAGCCGGTGATCGATATGATTCGTGGCAGGCAGGTGCCGATGGCGTTGGCTATCCTGAAGCACATTCCTCGGCATGCCGCTCGAGTTGTCGAAAAGATCGTTCGTTCCGCTGTGGCGAATGCGGAATTGAAGGAAATGGGAGATAGTGAATCCATGGTGATCTCCAAGGCCTTCGTCAATTGCGGCCCCACATACAAGCGGGTGCGCGCGCGGTCAATGGGAAGGGCGAACGCAATACAGAAACGTACGAGTCACATCACCGTCGTGGTCACGGCACCAGAAGGTCCAGGCAATCACAAGTAG
- a CDS encoding 30S ribosomal subunit protein S19, with protein sequence MPRSVSKGAFIDGHLLKKVEQMNQTKDRRLIKTWSRRSTVVPDMIGHTFAVHNGKKFIPVFVTENMVGHKLGEFAPTRFFKGHGQAKTEKAVALK encoded by the coding sequence ATGCCTAGATCGGTAAGTAAAGGGGCGTTTATCGATGGTCATTTGCTCAAGAAAGTGGAGCAGATGAATCAGACGAAGGACCGTAGGTTGATCAAGACGTGGTCGCGTCGGTCGACAGTCGTCCCGGACATGATCGGCCATACCTTCGCTGTCCACAACGGGAAAAAATTTATCCCCGTGTTTGTGACTGAAAACATGGTCGGCCATAAGTTGGGCGAGTTTGCTCCAACGCGGTTTTTCAAGGGGCACGGACAGGCTAAGACTGAGAAGGCCGTCGCGCTGAAGTAG